In Streptomyces puniciscabiei, the genomic stretch AGTGGAAGGTGCCGCAGGCGCGGGTCGAGGCACTGCTCGGCGGCCGGGCGCGCGAGCTCGGCGCGGACATCCGCCGGGAGCACGAGGTCTGCGCACTGCATCCGGCTGCGGACGGCGTGGGCGTCGAAGCCGTCGTGCGTGACGGGCGGCGGGTGCGGCTGACCGCCGAGTACGTGGTCGGCTGCGACGGCGAGGAGAGCACCGTCGGCGCCCTGGCCGGCTTCGAGTTCCCCGGCCGGGACGCCCGCCGCGAGCTGCTGCGCTGCGACGTCCGCGGGGTGGACATCCCCGACCGCCGCTTCCAGCGGCTGCCCGGCGGCTTCGCGGTCGCCGCGACCCGGGAGGGACTGACCCGGGTCATGGTGCACGAGTACGGTCGCGCGCCCGCGGTGCGTACCGCCGCGCCCGGCTTCGACGAGGTCGTGGCGGCATGGTCGCGGGTGACCGGGGAGGACATCAGCGGCGGCACCCCGGTGTGGGTGAACGCCTTCGGCGATGTCAGCCGCCAGGCCGCGCAGTACCGCCGGGGGCGGGTACTGCTCGCCGGGGATGCCGCCCACCGCCACCTGCCGGTCGGCGGACAGGCCATCAACCTCGGCCTGCAGGACGCCTTCGACCTGGGCTGGAAGCTCGCCGCCGAGGTCGCGGGCACCGCGCCGGCCGGGCTCCTCGACTCGTACCACGAGGAGCGGCACCGGGCCGGCCGCCGCGCCATGGCAGTCATCGACGCCCAGGCTCTCGTCATGCTCGGCGGTCCGGAGATCGAGCCGGTGCGCTCCTTGTTCGGCGAACTCCTCGGCCACCGGGCGGTGCGAGAGCTGCTGGCCTCCCGGCTGGGCGGTCTGGACGCCGGCACCAGGGGCCTGAACCGCGGCGCGGAGGTCCCCTCGTGATCACCCGTCGGGCCCTGCTCGGGGCCGGCGCGGCGGGGGCCGCCGCGGCGGCGGCCCCCGCCACCCGTGCCCTGGGTCTGGGCGCCGTTCCCTGGAGCCGGCTGCGCGAGCACCTGACCGGGGACCTGGTGCTCCCCTCGGACGCCCGGTACGCGACCGCCAAGCAGCTGGACCTGATGCAGTTCGACGCCATCGCCCCGCAGGCCGTCGCCTACTGCGCGAACGCGCGCGACGCGGCGCTGTGCCTCGCCTTCGCCCAGCAGCACGGACTGGCTCCGGCGGTGCGCAGCGGCGGCCACAGCGCCGCGGGATACTCCACCGGCACCGGCCTGGTGGTCGACGTGTCCCGGCTCGACTCGGTGCGGGTCGGCGGCGGCTCGGTGACGCTGGGCCCGGGCGCGCAGAACGTCGACGTGCTCAACACGCTGGCCGACTCGGGTCTGGCCCTCACCGGCGGGGCGTGCCCGACCGTCGCCGCCGGCGGGTTCGTCCAGGGCGGCGGGCTGGGGTTCCTCACCCGGACGCTCGGTATGACCTGCGACGCACTGACCTCAGCGACGGTGGTGCTGGCGAGCGGACAGATCGTCACGGCCTCCGCGCGGGAGCACCCGGACCTGTTCTGGGCGCTGCGCGGGGGCGGAGGCGGCAACTTCGGCATCGTCACGTCCTACACGCTGACGCCGACCGCGCTGTCGCAGGTGGCCACGGCGCACCTCACCTATGCCTACGACCAGGCGCTCGACATGCTCGACGGCTACTCCCGATGGCTGGCCGAGTGCCCCCGCACGATCGGCTCGGCGGCGGTGGTCACCCTCGCCGACGCGGCACCGGGCCAGGTCCCGACCCCGGCCGTCATCGTGGTCTCCACCGGGACTCCGGCCGAACTCGACGCGGAGCTGGCCCGATTGGACTCCCTGACCGGCAGGCCGGCCTCGCGGCAGACCTCGGTGCTGCCCTACCGTGACCTGATGACGGGGATCTTCGGCTGCGCGGGGAAGACCACCGAGGAATGCCACCGGTCGGGCGCCTTCCCGCGGGGGCAGCTTCCCCGGACCGCGTTCGCGCTGGAGCGCAGCCGCCTGGTCCGTGATGCCGTGCCGCGGGACGGCTGGG encodes the following:
- a CDS encoding FAD-dependent monooxygenase — its product is MGSRVIVVGAGPVGLALAGELRVGGAEVTVLERLAAPTTESRATTLDARTMELLDERGLLAPLGTVPREPRGHFGGLPLDLGGQPSPFAGQWKVPQARVEALLGGRARELGADIRREHEVCALHPAADGVGVEAVVRDGRRVRLTAEYVVGCDGEESTVGALAGFEFPGRDARRELLRCDVRGVDIPDRRFQRLPGGFAVAATREGLTRVMVHEYGRAPAVRTAAPGFDEVVAAWSRVTGEDISGGTPVWVNAFGDVSRQAAQYRRGRVLLAGDAAHRHLPVGGQAINLGLQDAFDLGWKLAAEVAGTAPAGLLDSYHEERHRAGRRAMAVIDAQALVMLGGPEIEPVRSLFGELLGHRAVRELLASRLGGLDAGTRGLNRGAEVPS
- a CDS encoding FAD-binding oxidoreductase — protein: MITRRALLGAGAAGAAAAAAPATRALGLGAVPWSRLREHLTGDLVLPSDARYATAKQLDLMQFDAIAPQAVAYCANARDAALCLAFAQQHGLAPAVRSGGHSAAGYSTGTGLVVDVSRLDSVRVGGGSVTLGPGAQNVDVLNTLADSGLALTGGACPTVAAGGFVQGGGLGFLTRTLGMTCDALTSATVVLASGQIVTASAREHPDLFWALRGGGGGNFGIVTSYTLTPTALSQVATAHLTYAYDQALDMLDGYSRWLAECPRTIGSAAVVTLADAAPGQVPTPAVIVVSTGTPAELDAELARLDSLTGRPASRQTSVLPYRDLMTGIFGCAGKTTEECHRSGAFPRGQLPRTAFALERSRLVRDAVPRDGWARVLALFDDARVSGGQTHGLQVLPIDGAAWDLDRAATAFVHRDSRFSVNFQGFMAQGPVTDELRTAAKAWVDAGFAAIDPLSSGESYQNFIDPELTDWKTSYYAENHPRLVKIKNSYDPNGLFSFAQGIRAS